Below is a genomic region from Vitis riparia cultivar Riparia Gloire de Montpellier isolate 1030 chromosome 5, EGFV_Vit.rip_1.0, whole genome shotgun sequence.
taatactAACCTTTTCAAACAAGCTTCCAAATCCTGCTCTTCTTTATAGTTGAAAGCctcatcaaaaccaaacttGTTCTTCAACAGATCAACCTATGATCAAGCAATGTAAAagtaacaaaatgagaagagaATGAGGCTTTAGTTAATAAGGTCACCCTTTTGGGTTTAGCTTACCTACTCTTCAATAATTGGGGAATTTAGCAGTCAACCAACtaatatacacaaaaagaatCAATCATATGATAACCGAGATTCCGTCCTTTGATGCAATTGAGCATATCAAGAAGTAAATGCAACAAGTTATGCTGTCAAGGGGTCCAGTCAATTAGAGATCAAGCTCTTCATGCAGAAGAATAAGAGGCAGGCACATCAATGTTAAAACCAGAGGTTTAAGCACAGGTAGGTTGGATGGCACAAACTGTTGCAGTCTTCGGGTTCcaagtaaaataatttgtaCCATGAAAGAACACTTGCAGGATTGAATTGGGATAATCATTCGGTTCAAGCAACAACAGCTAAATGGAAATTACGATATGAATACTAATGATGGCAATTCACCTTTTCCTTGGTTCCAGCACTTCCAACAACATAGCAGCCTAACAACTTCGCAAACTGCCCAACAAGCTGACCCACTGCTCCAGATGCCGCAGAAATGAAGACATACTCTCCTTTCTTAGGAGAGcatatttcataaaaaccaGCATAAGCGGTCATACCAGGCATACCTACAAAGTATAAAATCACAAGGAAGTAGCCATTGAAGATGCCAATAGAAgaaacacaaataaaaatacCCAtggaaatataatgaaaatatagGTTCATAGACTCAAATACAATAGCAACAGAGGGTCTCCAAGAATGAAACCTGATTAGCTGCCATCCAAGCAGCACATGGTACCATTAATCTATGAAGTAGATTGAAAAAGCATGCTTTTGCATTAGCTAGCTTAGTTATAAAATCAAACTAACAAAGAATTTCAGAACAATTTACTAACCaacctaaaaaataaaggaatgagGTACATAGCAAAGTCCAAAATAGTTTACTAATGAGGCCCTTGCAGTTATCCGATACcgtctaaaattttaaaattcaggTTGGCATATATTCAGAATCAGTCATACATTTTGCAAAATAATGTAGTTGGAAAGAGATTTGACAAAGAATTAAGTAATGGTGCTCAAGTTATAACAAGAGTCTACATCAATCAACATCCTATAGAAACAAGTTCCGAACCATCATTCAAATAACTTGCATATATTTTGTGGTAATGAACAAATTCCCAATTACAGATTTGAAGAGAATAGTTTACCAAGAATTCCAGTATAGTAAGAGAGCGGCACATCAGTGTGCTGAATTTTGAACAGTAGCTCGTTTGTTGTAATGAGACTGTACTCTTCCCATCCAGTAATTCCCCAAACCAAGTCACCCTTCTTGAAGTCGGGATGACGAGAGTCCAAAACTTTTGCCACGCCGTATCCAGTTATAGGCTGTGTGATTTCAGAGCAAAACTCATGACTCTTAGATTATAAATCAGAAAAATTCCAGTCTGTAAGCATTGAAACATCTAATCTATTTCCTTGGGTTAgccaaataatcaaaattccCATTTCACTTTTATGGATCTCATCTTTTTCTTCCCAATTATGTAAGGCTGGATCTAGAGTTCTAGTTATGGTTTTGAAAATCCGTGAAATCCGGATTTAACGGATTGATCTACAAATTGAGAGTTAGGCTCCAGCTCAACCAGCTTCCTCACTTCGTGATCTTCCTCTACAGTGAAATACCATAGAGTTGGTCAAAGCGGCACCGTTTCAACAACCGATGCTACTCCGCTATGCCCTAGTTTGATCACAGTAGCGTTatctcattattttaatttcctcCTTAAAAAGttctccaatttcttcaatattttattcaatcatACGACATAAAACGTCTGTTTTTTCTCCGATATCTCGTCCCTGATATACACGGAATATCGGTTCCGAGCCAAAATTTTCCTCTGGCTCGAAACTACCGATAAATCCTAATTGCGGTTTTCCTAACAGTTCCTCGAAAATCCTAGCCATCAAATTATTGAACAGATTGCATCGAAAAccgggagaaaaaaaaattaatttcctaaCATTTTTTCTGGAACCAAATAGTATAATATAAAAGCAACAAAAATGACTAAAATGTCGTAGCTTACAGAACCGGGCTTGAATGGCTCCACATAGCTGCCTTGAATGTTCCTCATACGGCTGCGCATGTAGGGATCGCAAGACAAGTAGAGATTCTTAACCAAAACGGCCTCGGAACCTTCTGGAACCTTGGGGCTGATTGTGGAAGTGGTCACGCACATGTCCGATTCTTTAGGAAAGCCGGAGACGTAGTCTCTGAAAATCACCTGCTTGTTGCTCACTGCTTCGCCATCCGCCATTGCTGTCTGCAACTCCAAGCTTTCTCTCTAGTTTGAACTCCTTTCCACGTGGAAATGTAAGAAACAGAGAAGCTAAAgagttttaatgttttattaCGATCGTAGTGCAGGGAGAGAGACAGAACCTTCAGGATCATGTTTGGAGTCTTTGGACTCGCTGGGCGTTTGGAAACGTGTGGAGGACAATTTTCGGGAATCCCATTACCACGTAGTGTGAAAAAACATACTTTTCGCACCTTTGCCGTGGAAATCGTTTTCTAGAACCGCTAAAACGTGAAACACCACTCGACTGAAGAAGTGCTACGGTGATTTTGAGATCATAATCAATCGATACATGTATAGATAaaatgtacaattttttttcccaaatttgcaagtcttttaacattttttaatttggtaaatattatatatgtttgtttaaATGCtacatgtataattatttctataattatCATCAATTAAATACCAAATTATAGTATAAGCCTAAAGTGATCATAAAACTATATGATAAAATGAATGGTATCCACTTTGAATTTGGTCGAAATGTTAATATACTTTTTATAGTTGTATACATTGTTAAAATTGATTAATAGTGGTCCCACCAAATTGTTTGGTCAATGATTGCAAACTTTCCAATTATCACGTCTTGTGTCAAGGCcaaaaattttgacaaaattcCCACTAATCTAGCCACACTCTTTTAAGGGTAACCACATTTTTTTGGCATGATGGTGACtaccttgaaaaaaataataataatattaaaattagagatataataaaattgatttttcaaagtatCATTCTTAAAGAGTTTGAGataaggataaataaatcaGGTATCGATTtgaaaagtttctaaaaaaGTCATATGTTTAGGTATGATTTTGTTCCGGTCCATCCCATTAtacaaaatatgaaataaaatattattttaattgattttttaaaacttttttaataaaaataaaatatcacctttcataaaaattaattataaatatttataatatatatttttatttataaatcatgtttatttttaataaaatttaaagttttaaaacaaaaaaaaatttaaaaacattaaaggaGTGGGTATGGGAATTTACCCGCCCGGCTGAACTATATGTTTTTTTGGGGATGGACCAGCCATGTTTGCATCCTAATCAGTAATCACAATTCACATGCTAAATgctaaaatattacaaaaaccaCATTCAAAACACGAGGGgatcattattaaatattaaatattaaatatagatAACATCTCATGAGTTCTGACAAAAAGATGTAAAATAAGGTAAAGTATTTCGGAAGAATTATGTTTTGAGGTGAGATGAATATTGACCATAATATCCCTACACATTTAACCCATGGTCcaaataaagtataaaaatttagttgaaggatattattatttattaatctctAAAATACCCCTACATAGACGagtgtgaattttaatttttttcttttctatttcttattACTTATTACCCATTTCTaactctttgcattttttttttcttccaatttatatttttattttatgtcaaataaaaagcaataattttttttttcatttttaaagatattgaatcctTTTACCCCCAGTATAAACaaggataaaaattttggaatttttcatctaaatatttttttatctttttgtatttatcttttagtttaattttcattttttattttaaatttaaatttcccttttattcatatttttctcttattttaattaCTCTTTACATTTTCCACGTTAaccatattttacaaaattttaaaatatatatccttttaacttttcaatttttaatgtttgtgttttaaaaattttaaaaagataaatttattgaaaaaaataactaagatatgaggttctaatattatattaataatttttattatttagataaattaatgcaaaatattttgactcataataagaaaattgtcaatacaattttgggagaattgtgttttgaggTGAGATGAGTCTCAAAATTATTAATCCATATCAACCATTGGTCCATAACTAGTTGTGTGCAGATCCCAAAATTTgtccaaatttttatttttatgttaattttgaacccaattttatctttaaattttaaatctccattacatattatatttttgaatagacctattcattatttaattcttagtttttatttattattattattattattattatatatttatttatttattttatttttcttttctctcttctctctcctccaCCTATATCCCTGTACCCATACCCACGTCCAAAGGAGTTTAAgaccaaaataatttatttgtaaaaaaaaataataagaatagtatccatttcaaaatatttgtcaaagtagTCTTCTTTATCCACGTAAGCATCCACATGGATTTTAAGTGTAAAAAACCACAGTTggtgactgtggttttaaaacttACAGAAATTTCCTTAAACCACATTtacaaactgtggttttacaatttctcttaaaaccacagttactaactgtggttttaaaagaagtatccttaaaaccacagttacaaattgtggttttacaatttcccttaaaaccacagttaataactgtggttttacaattatttttaatccgtccctattttaatggtgttataattttaatattatttttaaaatatttttttatcaaaacaaccataaaaccacagttactaactgtggttttacaattattttcaatccgcatctattttaatggtgttgtaattttaatattatttttaaaatattttttttatcaaaatacccataaaaccatagttactataactatggttttaaaaaaagtatccttaaaaccacagttacaaaccgtggttttacaatttcccttaaaaccacagttagtaactgtggttttacaattatttttaatccacaCCTGTTTTAATGgtattgtaattttaatattattttaaaaatattttttatcaaaacaaccataaaatcacagttagtaactgtggttttacaattattttcaatccgcatctattttaatggtgttgtaattttaatattatttttaaaatatttttttatcaaaattacaattatgttgtaattttcacaaatatttttaaggggaaCTCATGTGTAAAAAAGTATGGGATTTTAGAACTTtgcttttcacaaatttttttgttacgactgtttttaaaatatatatatatattatctttattttttcatattttccttgaaaatttgagaaaataatttggtCTACATGcatttccataaaaatttatatatttatggtaaataaaatatttatttgttttacaaatattttcacatatgaactaaagaaaattatttattcatattattttaaaattttaaaataactaaagaaattgtttatattattttaaaattttatattttcatatgaaaattaatgtcaatgattatgattttaggttatttattattaagtatgatttgaacttatgtcttggttaaaatgtataattttttaattatatgaaagaaaaataggtaatggttgtaataatttatttagttagaatttctttcatttagacTTTAGGatgcatttgagttttatttgtttaaattatcaagGAAACATGTAAATAACATAACatcactaatttgaattaacaCTTTATATAACCTTAAATGTATAAACCAAAGTATAATAGTtctacaaacatgaaaaaatatctCAATGTGTCCCACATGATGGAATCTTTCTCTTTCATTGTGAACATCTACGGTAGATGGCCATATTTGTTGTATCCATTTGTGCTATCTGAAAAGTCTCCATCTCTATAGACTGTGACACGTCATCTACATGAGCTGTCGAGATAGATGGAACTGATGGAGGTAGAACTCAACGTACACGTGGAGCTCGATGTCCTCTAGGTACCCATACATGTAATCGTGCAGCATGAGCTATCCCCTGAAGAAAAGGTAGAGGTGCAATGGACTCTGTAACAGGTGGAAGTGCAATAGACTCTGTAACAGGTGGAGGTGCAATAGACTCTGCAATAGGTGGGGGTGCATCCAATGATATAGATGGCTGAACAGGGGTAAGGGTAGATGGTATGGTAGTCTCGGGTCCTTGTGAATAGGCTGGTATGGATACATCAGGGGGAGAAAGTGGCGACTCTAATAATGCAGATGGCTGAAATAAAGGAAAGGTAGATGTGACTGGTGGATGTGAGGGTTGTACCAAAGTAGATGCCAAAGGTACATGTTCTTTATTGATGTCAGTGACCGAGCATATCATTTCCAACAGTTATTCATATGTTGTCCCAAGAGGCACATCAATAGGTTCAACCACAACTCTATCCCCAACATAATCAACATCGGTCTGTGTTCTCACCATTTTcccattacaaaaacaaactattGCCACCGATAAATTAGACATAGTTTACCTATAGAAGaagccaaaaaaatcaaataaatttcatttttaaccacaaaattaCACAATATAAAACATTACTAATAACATcaatttgtaatgaaataacaaataacaataatagggtatgttattaacaataatcaaataacaaataacaccttaatatccaaataattcaatgttttttattaataatattttcttattatttattaccattaaaattgaataaaaggttgttatttttccattaacaattaaaatgtCTTTGTTTAAGCTACCCAAATTAAgtgggaaaattttttaaatttgttcaagAATGGATGTAATGTGTACATATTCAACATAATTAATAGTTACGACtataaatgttttaatattttccatttaaataattaaaaaagagaaagcgGAATAGTTAATACACTTTTGCTTATGTCtggttaatttttaaatttttttaatttaattaaatttctacaatttataatttaataagttaaatttgaagtaaaaactaatatttcctatatattaaatttggttttagtgtttttttatttatttataactattgagttcttcaaatattttataatctttAGGAGTCTATCTCGATCTTATAGATTTTTCCCTCTATggcctaaaatatttataaaaatattctaaataactttccttattctatgaGGAAATATGAtatcacaataataaattaacttagaaaatactttatacaatattctttaccaaaaggaatttataataattgagaatttgatGCATTTTCTAATATATGATACAATTCAAAAGCTAACCAATAATTACAAGCAATTTTCATGGTTTGGAGATCTAGCCTAGGTTCTACATGTCTTTTTACagttttataaagttgttaGCATTTGTATAGGTGCTATTAAATGTTCCACATGCCATTAAATGATTCGAGTTCTAGGAGCCCTAGAGTTTGGTCATGATTCGAGTTCTAGGAGCCCTATAATGGGGAAGAGATTGTTATATGCGCAATAGTATtatctttataaaaatgatgattgaaAAATGACACACTCAAATCTCCTTGAtcctaataaatttttaatatatatatatatatatatatatataataaaaagtatatatttttttagaggagaaaaagaaacaaaaataaatttaataatcacTTCCAATTTTagaaagttaataaattatgaaaacaaatttaaaaataatttgaaaaacttaaGCATTTGTAATGATGGTTTCTCAATAAATCtagta
It encodes:
- the LOC117915350 gene encoding 2-alkenal reductase (NADP(+)-dependent)-like, translated to MADGEAVSNKQVIFRDYVSGFPKESDMCVTTSTISPKVPEGSEAVLVKNLYLSCDPYMRSRMRNIQGSYVEPFKPGSPITGYGVAKVLDSRHPDFKKGDLVWGITGWEEYSLITTNELLFKIQHTDVPLSYYTGILGMPGMTAYAGFYEICSPKKGEYVFISAASGAVGQLVGQFAKLLGCYVVGSAGTKEKVDLLKNKFGFDEAFNYKEEQDLEACLKRYFPEGIDIYFENVGGKMLDAVLVNMRLHGRIAACGMISQYNLEEPEGVRNLFTIVTKRIRMEGFIVFDYYHLYPKFLDLIMPYIREGKIVYVEDIAEGLENAPTALIGLYSGRNVGKQVVVVARE